A region of Methanomicrobium sp. W14 DNA encodes the following proteins:
- a CDS encoding methyltransferase domain-containing protein: MKEVKREERSDFSFKIMRFSFFDERDKLCPPVRLPESFGIKPGMTVVDCGCGPGSHSKAASGLTGDKGQVYGVDANTLAVESVSRLIRDEKLTNVTSVLSEKSSSCLKDDKADFVFALGMVHMIRGHWPVFKRA; the protein is encoded by the coding sequence ATGAAAGAAGTAAAACGTGAAGAGAGATCGGATTTCTCATTTAAAATAATGAGGTTCTCATTTTTTGATGAAAGAGACAAACTTTGCCCGCCTGTACGCCTTCCTGAGTCTTTTGGGATTAAACCCGGCATGACGGTCGTCGATTGCGGCTGCGGACCCGGAAGTCACTCAAAAGCGGCTTCAGGACTGACAGGGGACAAAGGACAGGTCTATGGGGTCGACGCAAACACCCTCGCCGTTGAATCCGTCTCCCGTCTTATCAGGGACGAAAAACTCACGAACGTAACCTCTGTCCTTTCTGAGAAGTCTAGTTCATGTCTCAAAGACGATAAAGCCGACTTCGTCTTCGCACTTGGCATGGTCCACATGATAAGGGGACACTGGCCGGTTTTTAAAAGAGCTTGA
- a CDS encoding MFS transporter, translating into MNKSDTDISGKYSPDKRKAVMFVALLGMYMSVLDGVVISIALPTITSYFNADLALSQWTITGYLVAMTAAMLVFARMSESVGKNRMFLSGMAVFTAGSLGCALAPTLSVLICLRIIQGLGAAMSVSIVMAIIFELYPFSEHGKAMGLLGSTIAVASLSGPVLGGFLLSFFSWHAIFMINVPVGIALVAFGAYSMDLKKPEKSEKVRTDWPGAASLGAAIVSSMLFLGYIADGGKEVYATVALCACVLSLVAFVTTERRRISPLIDLSIFSERMFTVPLVCMALMFTAYMILSIAMPFYLEGVMNFSPLQVGMVFIGIAVILTFGAPVTGRIYDRHPRKYFTGAGLFAGALGLLAFACSLKTYDLTLILGALVVFAVGFTLFQGPVNAEIMHGLPKEKSAVASGMNSAARQFAMALGSSLASIIFAFQLRQEGYTGVVTKAGAALVTDAASAATAFAALLCFIGVALLALKKNAKATGCAEKMVKTRDFQKNQT; encoded by the coding sequence ATGAACAAATCAGACACAGATATTTCCGGGAAATACAGCCCGGATAAACGAAAAGCTGTGATGTTCGTCGCACTACTGGGAATGTACATGTCTGTACTGGACGGTGTGGTAATTTCCATAGCTCTTCCGACGATTACATCATACTTCAACGCAGACCTGGCCCTTTCCCAGTGGACTATAACAGGATATCTTGTCGCAATGACTGCGGCAATGCTTGTTTTTGCCCGGATGTCAGAGTCAGTCGGGAAGAACAGGATGTTTCTTTCAGGAATGGCTGTTTTCACCGCCGGTTCTTTAGGTTGCGCCCTTGCACCGACACTTTCTGTATTAATCTGCCTGAGAATAATTCAGGGCCTCGGCGCCGCGATGTCGGTCTCAATCGTAATGGCGATAATCTTTGAACTTTATCCGTTCTCAGAGCACGGAAAGGCGATGGGACTTCTCGGGTCAACAATTGCAGTTGCAAGTCTGAGTGGTCCCGTCCTCGGCGGTTTCCTTCTCAGTTTCTTCAGCTGGCATGCCATCTTCATGATAAACGTCCCGGTGGGAATTGCACTCGTCGCCTTCGGCGCTTATTCGATGGACCTGAAAAAACCCGAAAAGTCCGAAAAAGTCAGAACCGACTGGCCCGGGGCAGCAAGTCTCGGAGCCGCAATTGTATCGTCCATGCTTTTTTTGGGATATATTGCAGACGGAGGAAAAGAGGTGTATGCCACTGTGGCGTTATGTGCATGTGTTCTTTCGCTTGTTGCCTTCGTCACAACAGAGCGCCGTCGCATAAGCCCCCTTATTGACCTTTCGATATTTTCAGAACGCATGTTCACTGTTCCACTGGTATGTATGGCCCTTATGTTCACCGCCTATATGATCCTGAGTATCGCAATGCCTTTCTACCTTGAAGGCGTCATGAACTTTTCGCCACTTCAGGTGGGGATGGTTTTCATAGGAATAGCCGTTATTCTGACGTTCGGAGCCCCTGTAACAGGCAGGATATACGACAGACACCCCCGGAAATATTTCACCGGAGCGGGACTCTTCGCAGGAGCACTAGGGCTTTTGGCCTTCGCCTGTTCTTTAAAGACTTACGACCTGACACTTATTCTGGGTGCTCTGGTGGTATTTGCAGTCGGCTTTACACTTTTTCAGGGGCCGGTAAACGCCGAAATTATGCACGGTCTGCCAAAAGAGAAGTCCGCAGTCGCCTCAGGAATGAACAGTGCCGCAAGGCAGTTTGCAATGGCTTTGGGGTCATCACTGGCCTCGATAATATTTGCATTTCAGCTGCGGCAGGAAGGCTACACAGGTGTCGTGACTAAAGCCGGGGCAGCACTTGTCACTGACGCCGCTTCGGCTGCAACTGCGTTCGCAGCACTGCTCTGCTTTATAGGAGTCGCACTTTTGGCCCTGAAGAAAAATGCAAAGGCCACAGGATGTGCAGAAAAAATGGTCAAAACTCGGGACTTTCAAAAAAATCAGACCTGA
- a CDS encoding TrmB family transcriptional regulator, producing MLEKLVEDLKNYGFTEYESKAYVALVGLGTATAREVCEISGVPQGRIYTVLNTLSDKGFVSIQEGVPTFYLAENPAGIFTSIKEEYCSSIDEMIKSLKKLNYEAKPQSPFWSIHSEKSIVTREKVMIRYAKHDIIIIIKDPSSLRPLVKDLKAAKKQLDLTILVYEGSEVKCPGLKIENMSSGLSGLFIEMEDEFGQVMKDSEWSTELFMLVDGMTAFTSGYRAGRKSATVIKWPPICFMMKRLIKMLEPNV from the coding sequence ATGCTGGAAAAACTTGTTGAAGACCTAAAAAATTATGGTTTCACCGAATACGAATCAAAAGCCTACGTGGCGCTTGTCGGCCTCGGAACCGCAACGGCAAGAGAAGTCTGTGAAATTTCAGGAGTCCCGCAGGGACGCATCTATACAGTCCTGAACACTTTGTCTGACAAGGGGTTTGTAAGCATACAGGAGGGCGTTCCGACATTTTATCTGGCTGAAAACCCTGCCGGAATCTTTACCTCCATAAAAGAGGAGTACTGTTCATCAATCGACGAGATGATAAAAAGCCTTAAGAAGCTTAATTATGAGGCGAAGCCGCAGTCGCCTTTCTGGTCAATCCACAGTGAAAAGAGCATTGTCACAAGGGAAAAAGTGATGATTAGGTATGCAAAGCATGACATCATCATTATTATAAAGGACCCCTCGTCCCTCCGCCCTCTTGTAAAAGACCTTAAGGCTGCAAAAAAACAGCTTGACCTGACTATTCTCGTATATGAAGGCAGCGAAGTGAAATGTCCGGGCCTGAAAATCGAAAATATGAGCAGCGGCCTGTCCGGCCTTTTCATTGAGATGGAAGACGAGTTCGGTCAGGTGATGAAGGATTCTGAATGGAGCACCGAGCTGTTTATGCTTGTTGACGGAATGACGGCGTTTACATCCGGTTACAGAGCAGGTAGAAAAAGTGCGACAGTGATAAAATGGCCGCCTATATGCTTTATGATGAAAAGACTTATCAAAATGCTTGAGCCCAACGTTTAA